A DNA window from Amycolatopsis sp. DSM 110486 contains the following coding sequences:
- a CDS encoding LLM class flavin-dependent oxidoreductase, with translation MRTATTIEALVGSWQDNVTLAVEAEKLGLDVCWISEAWGSDAPSPLGYLAARTNRMTLGSGTIQLATRTPTLIAMTAMTLADLSGGRFVLGLGSSGPQVVEGMHGVPFDRPLRRMRETIDIVRQVFAGVKIKHSGEVFSVPRAGGEGVPMRTSLPANPDIPIYVAALMPKMLELAGEIADGWLGSSFVPEGASAYLDALSAGAARGGRTLAEIDLCQGAEVHFVEDEGQLAAVAATRKKDLAFSLGGMGSATTNFYNSAYSRQGWSEIAAEVRELWQAGRHADATALITDDMIFSTTLIGTEHMVRERLTAWRDRGITTVRFYPAGATVAEKLDNLGRAIDLARNLS, from the coding sequence ATGCGCACGGCGACGACGATCGAAGCGCTGGTCGGTTCGTGGCAGGACAACGTCACGCTGGCCGTGGAGGCGGAAAAGCTCGGCCTCGACGTCTGCTGGATCTCGGAGGCCTGGGGTTCGGACGCGCCCTCGCCGCTCGGGTACCTGGCGGCGCGGACCAACCGCATGACCCTCGGCAGCGGCACGATCCAGCTGGCGACGCGCACCCCGACGCTCATCGCGATGACGGCGATGACGCTCGCGGACCTGTCCGGCGGCCGGTTCGTGCTCGGCCTGGGAAGCTCGGGCCCGCAGGTCGTGGAGGGCATGCACGGGGTGCCGTTCGACCGGCCGCTGCGCCGGATGCGGGAAACGATCGACATCGTCCGGCAGGTGTTCGCCGGCGTCAAGATCAAGCACAGCGGAGAAGTCTTTTCCGTGCCGCGTGCAGGCGGCGAGGGGGTTCCGATGCGCACCTCGCTGCCGGCGAACCCGGACATTCCGATCTACGTCGCAGCGTTGATGCCGAAGATGCTGGAGCTGGCCGGTGAGATCGCGGACGGCTGGCTGGGCAGCAGCTTCGTGCCCGAAGGTGCTTCCGCCTACCTCGACGCGCTGAGCGCCGGGGCTGCGCGCGGAGGGCGGACGCTCGCCGAAATCGATCTCTGCCAGGGAGCCGAGGTGCACTTCGTCGAGGACGAAGGACAGCTCGCCGCAGTCGCCGCGACGCGCAAGAAGGATCTCGCCTTCAGCCTCGGCGGCATGGGCTCGGCCACCACGAACTTCTACAACAGCGCGTACAGCCGTCAAGGCTGGTCGGAAATCGCAGCCGAGGTCCGGGAGCTCTGGCAGGCGGGGCGGCACGCGGATGCCACCGCCCTGATCACCGACGACATGATCTTCTCGACCACGCTGATCGGCACCGAGCACATGGTGCGGGAGCGGCTCACCGCCTGGCGGGACCGCGGTATCACGACTGTGCGGTTCTATCCGGCGGGCGCGACCGTTGCGGAGAAGCTGGACAATCTCGGCCGGGCCATCGACCTCGCCCGCAACCTCTCGTGA
- a CDS encoding MFS transporter has protein sequence MNSNNARFPSGSPPDEPAISPAELRRVRIATLLGQSTEWYDFFLYTTAAALVFPRVFFSASFSPLAATLSSFATIAVGFVARPVGGALFGHLGDRHGRKKALVIALALMAAATFAIGLLPGFAAIGIAAPAALLVLRICQGLALGGQWGGAVLLATEYAPRGKRGAYGAWAQLGLPLGLIVSSAAFFVAAGATSADAFFAWGWRVPFLLGGALVVVALLVQMRIDDTPAFRRAAKRRGEAHRSPVLQVIREHPRRIVVTIGVFLVVGGSFYVYTTGTLAYATQALKISRNTMLVSIMIGAAAMAVSIVIASRLSDRVGRRPVFLVGAVGTILWAFPYFALLDSASPPVVGVAIAVAMFINGVMYGPTAALFSELFPVAVRYSGASLGYQLSNVVGGGFAPLVMTSLLASTGTSASVAGYVIVMGFITIGALLALRPSWSGQGDARTTKAGDPGREVPAPSAGYGSG, from the coding sequence TTGAACTCGAACAACGCCCGCTTTCCCTCGGGCTCCCCGCCGGACGAACCGGCGATCAGTCCCGCCGAGCTGAGACGAGTGCGGATCGCGACCCTGCTCGGCCAATCGACCGAGTGGTACGACTTCTTCCTGTACACCACCGCGGCGGCGCTCGTCTTCCCGCGGGTCTTCTTCAGCGCGTCGTTCAGCCCGCTGGCGGCGACGCTGTCCTCGTTCGCGACGATCGCGGTGGGGTTCGTGGCGCGCCCGGTGGGCGGCGCACTGTTCGGCCACCTCGGCGACCGGCACGGCCGCAAGAAGGCGCTGGTCATCGCGCTGGCGCTGATGGCGGCGGCGACCTTCGCCATCGGCTTGCTTCCCGGGTTCGCCGCGATCGGCATCGCCGCGCCGGCGGCCCTGCTCGTCCTGCGGATCTGCCAGGGGCTGGCGCTCGGCGGCCAATGGGGTGGCGCGGTCCTGCTCGCCACCGAGTACGCACCACGCGGAAAGCGCGGCGCCTACGGAGCATGGGCCCAGCTCGGGCTGCCGCTCGGGCTGATCGTGTCCAGCGCCGCGTTCTTCGTGGCCGCGGGTGCCACCAGCGCGGACGCCTTCTTCGCCTGGGGCTGGCGGGTTCCCTTCCTCCTCGGCGGCGCGCTCGTCGTCGTGGCGCTGCTGGTGCAGATGAGGATCGACGACACGCCCGCCTTCCGCCGTGCGGCGAAGCGACGCGGTGAAGCGCACCGGTCACCGGTGCTGCAGGTGATCAGGGAACATCCCCGGCGCATCGTCGTCACCATCGGCGTTTTCCTGGTCGTGGGCGGGTCGTTCTACGTCTACACGACCGGCACGCTGGCCTACGCCACACAGGCTCTGAAGATCTCCCGGAACACGATGCTGGTGTCGATCATGATCGGCGCCGCCGCGATGGCCGTGTCGATCGTGATCGCGTCGAGGCTGAGCGACCGGGTTGGCCGGCGCCCGGTGTTCCTCGTCGGCGCGGTCGGGACGATCCTCTGGGCTTTCCCCTATTTCGCGCTGCTCGACTCCGCCTCGCCGCCGGTCGTGGGTGTCGCGATCGCTGTCGCGATGTTCATCAACGGCGTGATGTACGGACCGACCGCGGCGCTGTTCTCGGAACTGTTCCCGGTGGCGGTGCGCTACAGCGGCGCTTCGCTCGGGTACCAGTTGTCGAACGTCGTCGGCGGCGGATTCGCACCACTCGTCATGACCTCGCTGCTGGCGTCCACCGGGACCTCGGCTTCGGTGGCCGGCTACGTGATCGTGATGGGCTTCATCACGATCGGGGCGTTGCTCGCCCTGCGGCCTTCGTGGTCGGGTCAGGGTGATGCTCGGACCACAAAAGCCGGTGACCCGGGCCGGGAGGTCCCGGCACCGTCGGCGGGCTACGGCTCGGGCTGA
- a CDS encoding helix-turn-helix domain-containing protein, with translation MRRKSFADFDCSIAQTLEVVGEWWTLLIVRDLFGFKGHNRFEELQEDLGISRNILTERLEGLIRNGVVEKRAYQENPPRYEYHLTRKGKDLFPIIMALLNWGDAWATGPDGPPVLLHHTTCGHDAHAVETCSHCGEPFTGRTVEGRDAPYVRQKGRRFAS, from the coding sequence ATGCGCAGGAAGAGCTTTGCTGATTTCGACTGTTCGATCGCCCAGACGCTCGAGGTCGTCGGCGAGTGGTGGACGTTGCTCATCGTCCGCGACCTGTTCGGGTTCAAAGGGCACAACCGGTTCGAGGAGCTGCAGGAAGATCTGGGCATCTCCCGGAACATCCTCACCGAGCGCCTCGAAGGACTGATCCGCAACGGCGTGGTCGAGAAGCGGGCGTACCAGGAGAACCCGCCTCGGTACGAGTACCACCTCACCCGCAAGGGCAAGGACCTGTTCCCGATCATCATGGCGCTGCTGAACTGGGGCGATGCGTGGGCGACCGGCCCCGACGGGCCCCCGGTGCTGCTGCACCACACCACGTGCGGCCACGACGCCCACGCGGTCGAGACGTGCTCGCACTGCGGCGAGCCGTTCACCGGGCGGACCGTCGAAGGGCGCGATGCCCCGTACGTCCGGCAGAAGGGGAGGCGATTCGCCTCCTGA
- a CDS encoding LLM class F420-dependent oxidoreductase produces MRLGWDMGYWSSAPHPFLEESSREAERLGLHSIWAAESYGSDSMTPLAWVGSRTTRPALGTACTQMAARTPTATAMAAMTMDHLSDGRFILGLGSSGPQVVEGWYGQQYRRPLQMTREYVEIVRKVIAREGPVEFHGEHFTIPAAGGTGFGKPLRANIRPRRPEIPIFLGAQGPKNVALAAEIADGWLSMFFGPKLDAYYRAALGEGFSRPGARHTAESFTVVANVNVRVDDDVEHAADSLRPLLALYIGGMGAAEVNFHRNMFTRLGYEAECEKITQLYLDGHRAEAIAAVSTRMVEEVALIGPPHKIRHDLQAWETTVVDVISANMADPATLRTLAELMA; encoded by the coding sequence GTGCGCCTGGGTTGGGACATGGGCTATTGGAGTTCGGCACCGCATCCGTTCCTCGAGGAAAGCTCACGGGAAGCCGAACGGCTGGGCCTGCATTCGATCTGGGCCGCCGAGTCCTACGGCTCGGACAGCATGACGCCACTGGCGTGGGTGGGTTCGCGAACGACCAGACCGGCGTTGGGTACCGCGTGCACGCAAATGGCGGCGCGTACGCCCACCGCGACCGCGATGGCCGCGATGACCATGGATCACCTGTCCGATGGCCGCTTCATTCTCGGGCTCGGGTCAAGCGGGCCGCAGGTGGTCGAGGGCTGGTACGGGCAGCAGTACCGCAGGCCGTTGCAGATGACGAGAGAGTACGTCGAGATCGTGCGGAAGGTGATCGCGCGGGAAGGCCCGGTCGAGTTCCACGGGGAGCACTTCACGATTCCCGCGGCGGGCGGCACCGGTTTCGGGAAGCCGCTGCGGGCCAACATCCGGCCGCGGCGGCCCGAGATCCCGATCTTCCTCGGTGCCCAGGGCCCGAAGAACGTCGCGCTCGCCGCCGAGATCGCGGACGGCTGGCTCTCGATGTTCTTCGGCCCCAAGCTCGACGCGTACTACCGCGCGGCACTCGGCGAGGGCTTCAGCCGTCCGGGCGCGCGCCACACCGCCGAATCGTTCACCGTAGTCGCCAACGTCAACGTGCGCGTCGACGACGACGTGGAGCACGCGGCGGACAGCCTGCGCCCGCTGCTGGCGCTCTACATCGGCGGCATGGGCGCGGCCGAGGTGAACTTCCACCGCAACATGTTCACGCGGCTGGGCTATGAGGCCGAATGCGAGAAGATCACCCAGCTGTACCTGGACGGCCACCGGGCTGAGGCGATCGCCGCGGTCAGCACCCGGATGGTGGAGGAAGTCGCCTTGATCGGCCCCCCGCACAAGATCCGCCACGACCTCCAGGCCTGGGAGACGACCGTCGTCGACGTCATCAGCGCGAACATGGCGGACCCTGCGACGCTGCGGACTCTCGCCGAGCTGATGGCCTGA
- a CDS encoding long-chain-fatty-acid--CoA ligase, with product MSELMSTMQDFPLTMAAMLRHGNDVHPDSPVVSGSAGRVVRETDFSTVAGNAARLATALRGLGVRPGDRVGTFCCNHQPHLEAFYGVPAMGAVLHLINSRLSDEQLVYVIGDAEDGVIIVDDDLLPRLTALLPQLPSVHTLVVVGEDRGEQVGYRDLLASVTAPDSWPELDERAPAAVCYTTGTTGLPKGVVYSHRSIWLHALAISSGAAFALSDRDRILQITPMFHVNGWGLPHAALLTGAGIVLPGRDVSAAAITALTAAAKPTLAVSIPLIWAQVKVYAEAHPVDLSSLDSIVCAGSSVAPALIDYYERVHGTHLFQGWGMTEVSPWGGISLPAARDLADPAKPWRDWSGRLLPGVEMRAVDEFGNVLPRDGESVGELEMRGPWVTGSYVGGTSEDRFSADGWLRTGDLGALDRRGYFRITDRSKDVVKSGGEWISSVALENQLDAHPDVVESAVIGVPDPRWEERPLAVVVLCETATASMADLRGHLAASVPRWWLPERWVLAETLPRTSVGKIDKKRLRAVAASGELRIEHVPGPAPAPFRGAEPIATARQQTTGGLS from the coding sequence ATGAGCGAGCTCATGAGCACGATGCAGGATTTCCCGCTGACCATGGCGGCCATGCTGCGTCACGGCAATGACGTACACCCCGACAGCCCGGTCGTCAGCGGCTCCGCGGGGCGGGTGGTCCGGGAAACGGACTTCAGTACCGTCGCCGGGAACGCGGCCCGGCTGGCAACCGCTCTGCGCGGCCTCGGCGTTCGGCCCGGCGACCGGGTCGGCACCTTCTGTTGCAACCACCAGCCCCATCTCGAAGCCTTCTACGGCGTGCCGGCGATGGGTGCCGTCCTACACCTGATCAACTCGCGCCTTTCGGACGAGCAGCTCGTCTACGTGATCGGTGACGCCGAGGACGGCGTGATCATCGTGGACGACGATCTGTTGCCCCGTCTCACCGCGTTGCTCCCGCAGCTTCCCTCGGTGCACACGCTGGTCGTGGTCGGCGAGGATCGGGGAGAACAAGTGGGTTACCGCGACCTTCTCGCGAGCGTCACGGCCCCCGACAGCTGGCCCGAGCTGGACGAGCGCGCGCCGGCCGCGGTCTGCTACACGACCGGGACGACGGGACTGCCGAAGGGCGTCGTCTACAGCCACCGCTCGATCTGGCTGCACGCGCTCGCCATCAGCTCCGGCGCCGCGTTCGCACTTTCCGACCGGGACCGGATCCTGCAGATCACCCCGATGTTCCACGTCAACGGCTGGGGCTTGCCTCACGCGGCCCTGCTCACCGGCGCGGGGATCGTGCTCCCGGGCCGGGACGTGAGTGCCGCGGCGATCACGGCGCTGACCGCCGCGGCGAAGCCGACACTGGCGGTTTCGATTCCGCTCATCTGGGCACAGGTCAAGGTCTACGCGGAAGCGCACCCGGTGGACCTGTCCTCTTTGGACTCCATCGTGTGCGCCGGCTCGTCGGTGGCTCCCGCTCTCATCGACTACTACGAGCGGGTGCACGGCACGCATCTCTTCCAGGGCTGGGGGATGACCGAGGTCAGCCCGTGGGGCGGGATTTCGCTCCCGGCGGCGCGTGACCTGGCCGATCCCGCGAAGCCTTGGCGCGACTGGTCAGGCCGGTTGCTGCCCGGCGTCGAGATGCGCGCCGTGGACGAGTTCGGCAACGTCCTCCCTCGCGACGGCGAGTCTGTCGGCGAACTGGAGATGCGCGGGCCGTGGGTCACCGGGTCGTACGTCGGCGGCACGAGTGAGGACCGCTTCAGCGCCGACGGCTGGCTGCGCACCGGCGACCTCGGTGCGCTTGATCGCCGCGGGTATTTCCGGATCACCGACCGGTCGAAGGATGTCGTCAAGTCCGGAGGCGAGTGGATTTCCTCGGTGGCGCTGGAGAACCAGCTCGACGCGCACCCGGACGTGGTCGAGTCCGCGGTGATCGGCGTGCCCGACCCGCGCTGGGAGGAACGTCCGCTCGCGGTCGTCGTCCTGTGCGAGACCGCCACCGCGTCGATGGCCGATCTGCGGGGCCACCTGGCGGCGTCGGTGCCCCGTTGGTGGTTGCCCGAACGGTGGGTACTGGCGGAAACGCTGCCCCGCACCAGCGTCGGCAAGATCGACAAGAAGCGACTTCGCGCAGTCGCGGCATCGGGGGAGTTGCGGATCGAGCACGTGCCGGGCCCCGCCCCGGCGCCGTTCCGGGGCGCCGAACCGATCGCGACCGCGCGTCAACAAACAACCGGAGGCCTGTCTTGA
- a CDS encoding M4 family metallopeptidase, with the protein MELRRYAVLATTGVLVGALCIPGTAQAQTTPNAVPNAQAMAVNAAAGLVASRPAALHASADDVFVQQKAISSTNGLQYIAYERTYKGLPVVGGDFVVATDSTGQVLATSAAQDQTINVATSVPAVTKTAAEATARQQLSSVDSVSAAQQVVYALGSPKLAWKSTAVGRDAEGPSRLDVIVDAATGKVLHTQEHVMNGDGTSAWNGPNPVHLDTTHSGSTYTMKDPAITNTSCQDAASNTTFSGPDDTWGTGTATSRETGCVDALFAAQTENKMLSQWLGRNGFDGNGGGWPIRVGLNDEQAYYDGTQVQVGHNTQNQWIGSIDVVAHEHGHGIDDHTPGGISGAGTQEFVADVFGASTEWFANEPAPYDKPDFLVGEQVNLVGSGPIRNMYNPSALGDKNCYDSSVPGGEVHAAAGPGNHWFYLLAEGTNPTNGQPTSTTCNNSTVTGLGVQTAVKIFYNAMLLKTSGSSYLKYRTWTLTAAKNLFPGSCAEFNTVKAAWDAISVPAQSADPTCSATGTVTVSSPGNQSTTTGSAVNLPLSASGGATPYTWSATGLPAGLSISTSTGTISGTATTAGTSNVTVTARDSAGKTGTASFTWTVGTTGGCSGQKLVNGGFESGIGSWTGTTGAIGQWASQGQAAHGGSYSTWLDGYGSTHTESIAQSVAIPAGCHATLTFYLHIDSAETTTTTAYDKLTVTNGSATLGSFSNLNKASGYTLRTIDVSSAAGGTLALKFTGTEDSSLQTSFVIDDAAVTLS; encoded by the coding sequence ATGGAACTGAGACGTTATGCCGTCTTGGCCACGACCGGCGTACTTGTCGGCGCGTTGTGTATCCCCGGTACAGCGCAGGCGCAAACCACCCCGAACGCGGTACCCAACGCCCAAGCCATGGCGGTGAACGCCGCCGCCGGTCTCGTCGCGAGCCGTCCGGCCGCGTTGCACGCCAGCGCGGACGATGTTTTCGTGCAGCAGAAGGCAATCTCCTCGACCAACGGACTGCAGTACATCGCGTACGAGCGCACCTACAAGGGCCTGCCTGTGGTGGGTGGTGACTTCGTCGTCGCGACCGATTCGACGGGCCAGGTGCTGGCCACCTCGGCCGCGCAGGACCAGACCATCAACGTCGCGACGTCCGTTCCGGCCGTCACCAAGACCGCGGCCGAGGCGACTGCCCGGCAGCAGCTGTCCTCCGTGGACAGTGTGAGCGCGGCCCAGCAAGTCGTTTACGCGCTCGGCTCGCCGAAGCTGGCGTGGAAGAGCACGGCCGTCGGACGCGACGCCGAGGGCCCGAGCCGGCTCGACGTCATCGTCGACGCGGCCACCGGGAAGGTGCTCCACACGCAGGAGCACGTCATGAACGGTGACGGCACCAGCGCGTGGAACGGCCCGAACCCGGTGCACCTCGACACCACGCACTCGGGCAGCACTTACACGATGAAGGACCCGGCCATCACCAACACGTCCTGCCAGGACGCGGCCTCCAACACCACCTTCAGCGGTCCGGACGACACCTGGGGCACCGGCACCGCCACCAGCCGCGAGACCGGCTGCGTCGACGCGCTGTTCGCCGCCCAGACCGAGAACAAGATGCTCTCGCAGTGGCTGGGCCGCAACGGCTTCGACGGCAACGGCGGCGGCTGGCCGATCCGCGTCGGCCTGAACGACGAGCAAGCCTACTACGACGGCACCCAGGTCCAGGTCGGCCACAACACGCAGAACCAGTGGATCGGCTCGATCGACGTCGTCGCGCACGAGCACGGCCACGGCATCGACGACCACACACCGGGCGGCATCTCGGGCGCGGGCACCCAGGAGTTCGTCGCGGACGTCTTCGGTGCTTCGACCGAGTGGTTCGCGAACGAGCCGGCGCCGTATGACAAACCGGACTTCCTCGTCGGCGAGCAGGTCAACCTGGTCGGCTCCGGCCCGATCCGCAACATGTACAACCCGTCGGCGCTGGGCGACAAGAACTGTTACGACAGCTCGGTCCCGGGCGGCGAGGTGCACGCGGCCGCCGGCCCGGGCAACCACTGGTTCTACCTGCTGGCCGAAGGAACCAACCCGACCAACGGGCAACCGACCAGCACGACGTGCAACAACTCCACGGTCACCGGTCTCGGTGTCCAGACCGCGGTGAAGATCTTCTACAACGCGATGCTGCTCAAGACCTCGGGTAGCTCGTACCTGAAGTACCGCACCTGGACTCTGACCGCGGCGAAGAACCTGTTCCCGGGCAGCTGCGCCGAGTTCAACACCGTCAAGGCGGCGTGGGACGCGATCTCCGTGCCGGCGCAGTCGGCCGACCCGACGTGTTCGGCGACCGGCACCGTCACCGTGTCCAGCCCCGGCAACCAGTCGACCACGACGGGCTCCGCAGTGAACCTGCCGCTGTCGGCTTCGGGCGGCGCCACTCCGTACACCTGGTCGGCCACCGGCCTGCCGGCCGGCCTGTCGATCAGCACCTCCACCGGCACGATCTCGGGCACCGCGACCACCGCGGGCACCTCGAACGTCACGGTGACGGCGAGGGACTCGGCCGGCAAGACCGGCACGGCGTCGTTCACCTGGACCGTCGGAACCACCGGCGGCTGCTCCGGCCAGAAGCTCGTCAACGGCGGCTTCGAGTCGGGCATCGGCAGCTGGACCGGCACCACCGGCGCCATCGGCCAGTGGGCCTCGCAGGGCCAGGCCGCGCACGGCGGAAGCTACAGCACCTGGCTGGACGGGTACGGCAGCACGCACACCGAGTCGATCGCGCAGTCGGTGGCCATCCCGGCCGGGTGCCACGCCACGCTGACGTTCTACCTGCACATCGACTCCGCGGAAACGACCACCACGACCGCCTACGACAAGCTGACCGTCACCAACGGCAGCGCGACGCTGGGCAGCTTCTCCAACCTGAACAAGGCCTCGGGATACACCCTCCGGACGATCGACGTCTCGTCGGCCGCCGGCGGCACCCTGGCGCTGAAGTTCACCGGCACCGAGGACAGCTCGCTGCAGACGTCGTTCGTGATCGACGACGCCGCGGTGACGCTGAGCTGA
- the npdG gene encoding NADPH-dependent F420 reductase, protein MEEERIAIIGGTGPQGRGLAYRLARSGRRVVIGSRDVARAEQGARAVNERLSGTEPVTWAENREAAAGSQVVILAVPYRGHADLVRSLAGSLAGKVIVSCCNPLGFDRRGPFGLDVPDGSAAEELQLLVPAARVVGAFHHLSAVTLWSAKEDLTDEDVLMVGDDEHALDVAGELCAAVTGKPGVVAGPLRLARQLEPLTATLISVNKRYRTQAGVRLVGVNLPEMDQDVDIA, encoded by the coding sequence GTGGAAGAAGAGCGCATCGCCATCATCGGTGGCACCGGACCGCAGGGCAGAGGACTCGCCTACCGGCTGGCGCGGTCGGGTCGCCGGGTGGTGATCGGTTCGCGTGACGTGGCGCGCGCCGAGCAGGGCGCCCGGGCGGTCAACGAGCGGCTCTCGGGCACGGAACCCGTTACGTGGGCGGAAAACCGGGAAGCGGCGGCGGGTTCGCAGGTCGTCATCCTCGCCGTCCCGTACCGCGGTCACGCCGACCTGGTGCGGTCGCTCGCCGGTTCCCTGGCCGGCAAAGTCATCGTCAGCTGCTGCAACCCGCTCGGCTTCGATCGGCGCGGCCCGTTCGGGCTGGACGTACCGGACGGCAGTGCCGCGGAGGAGCTGCAGCTGCTCGTGCCGGCGGCCCGGGTGGTGGGCGCGTTCCACCACCTGTCCGCGGTGACGCTGTGGAGCGCCAAGGAGGACCTCACGGACGAGGACGTGCTGATGGTCGGCGACGACGAGCACGCGCTCGACGTCGCGGGCGAACTGTGCGCCGCCGTCACGGGCAAGCCCGGAGTCGTCGCCGGCCCGCTGCGGCTGGCCCGTCAGCTCGAGCCCCTCACCGCCACGTTGATCAGCGTCAACAAGCGGTACCGCACCCAGGCCGGGGTACGGCTGGTCGGGGTCAACCTCCCCGAGATGGACCAGGACGTGGACATCGCCTGA
- a CDS encoding OsmC family protein, protein MDSEALRATQAPLKDKYRDEPESALVTLHADAELDGLGISCKVETGRAIVEAGLHPATGGDGTLACSGDMLLEALVACAGVTLRAVATSLGLEVRGGRVRAEGDLDFRGTLAVAKDAPVGFRAIRLSFDLDTDADPDQLATLKKLTERYCVVFQSLRTPPEFAVSLAAN, encoded by the coding sequence ATGGACTCCGAAGCGCTGCGCGCGACCCAGGCCCCGTTGAAGGACAAGTACCGCGACGAACCGGAGAGCGCGCTCGTCACTCTGCACGCCGACGCCGAACTGGACGGCCTCGGCATCTCCTGCAAGGTCGAGACCGGCCGCGCGATCGTCGAGGCCGGGCTGCACCCGGCGACCGGCGGCGACGGCACCCTCGCCTGCTCCGGTGACATGCTGCTCGAAGCGCTCGTCGCGTGCGCCGGGGTGACGCTGCGGGCAGTGGCGACGTCGCTGGGCCTCGAAGTGCGCGGCGGCCGCGTCCGGGCCGAGGGCGACCTCGACTTCCGCGGCACGCTGGCCGTCGCGAAGGACGCCCCAGTCGGCTTCCGCGCGATCCGGCTGTCGTTCGACCTCGACACCGACGCCGACCCCGACCAGCTCGCGACGCTGAAGAAGCTGACCGAACGCTACTGCGTCGTGTTCCAGTCGCTGCGGACACCGCCGGAGTTCGCCGTCTCGCTCGCGGCGAACTGA
- a CDS encoding SRPBCC family protein, with protein MMYADLPTARATVQINATTEAVWALVSDIHLMVKLSEELLEVTWLDGAGEPGVGTRFRGRSFHEALGEWESTSTVIEFKPNSAFTWEVNAGQDVRPSSVWGFSVEPCAVGTELSQWGQMGPGRSGLNHAIDRLPHKEEKIVANRIGEFQAGLESNLRLIKELAEGAR; from the coding sequence ATGATGTATGCCGATCTTCCGACTGCCCGGGCCACTGTCCAAATCAACGCCACCACCGAAGCGGTCTGGGCTCTTGTCAGCGACATCCACCTGATGGTGAAACTCAGTGAAGAGCTGCTGGAAGTGACCTGGCTCGACGGTGCGGGCGAACCCGGCGTCGGCACGAGGTTCCGCGGGCGCAGCTTCCACGAAGCGCTGGGCGAGTGGGAATCGACTTCGACGGTGATCGAGTTCAAGCCGAACTCCGCGTTCACGTGGGAGGTCAACGCCGGCCAGGACGTGCGACCGTCGTCGGTCTGGGGTTTCTCCGTCGAACCGTGCGCGGTGGGCACCGAGCTGAGCCAGTGGGGGCAGATGGGCCCGGGCCGATCCGGCCTCAACCACGCGATCGACCGTCTGCCGCACAAGGAGGAGAAGATCGTCGCCAACCGGATCGGGGAATTCCAGGCCGGGCTGGAGTCGAACCTGCGCCTCATCAAGGAGCTGGCGGAGGGAGCGCGCTGA
- a CDS encoding LLM class flavin-dependent oxidoreductase has product MKLGTSLRFIFAASDESLRKYHEIVVDRGEFSDIPLGVTDVRLQARQLLEIAKTAAEWNFGFLMVGDSHASSYANAFAPTPTLARMLAVTGDMPVGLLYLAPFHHPVLAAEQVGTLAAFAPEPLTLIVGNGDVSEQFDGFKIAKGSRGRRSEEFITVVRRLLAGERFSHDGEFFQFDDLQINPIPSTPAEIWVAAMAGKAVERAGRLGDAWETAPGTPPEELEKQLELYSRLCSEHGRVPKAVLRRDIFVAETDEKAWEAVEPVVAAGYRGFGRERDTSLVGSAETVVKRLGFYRKIGFETVLVRHIVGDHGLILDSMRRIGDSVIPAIADL; this is encoded by the coding sequence ATGAAGCTCGGAACTTCACTTCGCTTCATCTTCGCCGCGTCCGATGAATCCCTGCGCAAGTACCACGAAATCGTCGTCGACCGCGGAGAGTTCAGCGACATCCCGCTGGGCGTCACCGACGTCAGGCTCCAGGCCCGGCAACTGCTCGAGATCGCGAAGACCGCCGCCGAGTGGAACTTCGGCTTCCTGATGGTCGGCGACAGCCACGCCTCGTCGTACGCGAACGCTTTCGCGCCCACCCCCACGCTGGCGCGCATGCTCGCCGTCACCGGTGACATGCCCGTCGGCCTGCTCTACCTCGCGCCCTTCCACCACCCCGTGCTGGCCGCGGAGCAGGTGGGCACGCTCGCGGCGTTCGCGCCGGAACCGCTGACGCTGATCGTCGGCAACGGTGACGTGAGCGAGCAGTTCGACGGGTTCAAGATCGCCAAGGGTTCCCGCGGCCGGCGCAGCGAAGAGTTCATCACTGTCGTCCGCCGGCTCCTGGCCGGGGAGCGGTTCAGCCACGACGGCGAGTTCTTCCAGTTCGACGACCTGCAGATCAACCCGATCCCGAGCACCCCGGCGGAAATCTGGGTGGCGGCCATGGCGGGCAAGGCCGTCGAACGGGCGGGACGGCTCGGCGACGCCTGGGAAACGGCCCCCGGAACGCCGCCGGAGGAACTGGAGAAACAGCTCGAGCTCTACAGCCGGCTCTGTTCGGAACACGGCCGCGTGCCCAAGGCGGTCCTGCGCCGCGACATCTTCGTCGCGGAAACGGACGAGAAGGCGTGGGAGGCGGTCGAACCGGTCGTGGCGGCCGGATATCGCGGATTCGGCCGCGAACGGGACACCTCACTCGTCGGGTCGGCGGAAACCGTCGTGAAACGACTGGGGTTCTACCGCAAGATCGGATTCGAAACGGTACTGGTTCGCCACATCGTCGGCGATCACGGGCTGATTCTCGATTCCATGCGCCGGATCGGCGACAGCGTCATCCCCGCGATCGCAGATCTGTGA